The stretch of DNA ttgtcatcttaatattgccaaggctggttttagtatcttggtgaataatcttggggctgatgttaaaccatgggTAACGCTGTAAACTACCAtaattgccccatccaggtaaacttcaggtatctgcgatgatccttgtgaataggtactgaatagtaagcatctttaagatcaatgcttgccatgtagtatcctttggaaattaattgtttggcagtaacaaacatttccaatttgaaatgtatatacttaacaaacatatttagtgatgttaagtcaatgatgatatgacatccaccatcatttttggttttagtgaatatatttgatacaaattccaagggttcatgttttgtgttttcaatgataccctttgtaattagtctcatcagttcaacttgtccctctcgtttttctctcactgagggaaaataccctttggggtaaatgttgaactggtggcaatttacctgttatgaattgtattttgtatccactaatgccattgagtatatactgatcactcgtgatagactcccatgctgctttaaactggtgtaatctccctcctgttagtattaagccccttctttctatatgctggtaggaaccagacccacctacctccatggttatgggtatttcctctggttcccgccggtcccacgaggcttgcgtgttgtctgatgtggcgttgatgttggggggtggcgcattttccatggggtccgctctgggccctggtctaaaaaagacttacggtgataaaatgcggaccccgagctttcaccagtcctatatggtggacgtcgactggtggacgcgacggggtgctgccacttggtgtttaGTGCTCTAGGTTTGCTCGTCCCGTGCCCTGCCTTCATGAGATCGTGAGTTTTTGAGGCCTCGGCCATATCCTTCATTCGCTTAGGTAGGTCATTACCAAAGAGCAGTATGTCTAGCtcagaggctggggttttgcacaaccccgcaaatttaggattgatggcaggttttatgatttctttacgcaggttgttgatctcaaattgcgtattacacaacagcgcgagagtatcctgttgagtggtggtcatctcggtgttgtccacggaacgagcaaactaagtgatggccgacgtcaggagcctgaggatccgctgcagttttagctcgtggtgtcggatgtttggcccaacgtgcccccagatttggctgtttacagccggcactttgagggactcacagttctccggcgctgtataagtttccaaagcatcattgaccacctgctcctgtagagccctgttggagaggtggttgatgctggccgctagtttggcttctaacggtcttcctgcacgtggggttgccactacaccaagcagctcttcctgttcctgcaccccttgcatactcccaagATCTTcagccagcccagtcctggtcaccaaagctatcctctggaaaggaggaagcaatggacagtgcacaaggcactgtggagggagtgcctgacctccctctgcgagagcgcccctcctgggtcgcacctcgctggagcacctgctccaagagccgctccaagcggctcaggcggctgtctctcccgcgcctgggtggagagacgtccccgtccgacgtgtcggccaccggccggacgctcttTCTGCTAGCTttccctccagcccgctgctcaggcgctagcggagctgggctcggcacggtgtcggggataacGGAGCGCTCGgttagcgctcctaccgcctgttgctgccccccctgatggagcgctcctctggtggagtcgaacgggggacagatttctttgagAGTCTTGTCTTTGGTGTACTCATTTCTGAAAGAGAAATCAGACGGCTCTTCTTTGGTAAGTAAAGCCGACCACagttcacttacctgacggtccgttttttaaattgcagcgggagcgcctgactcctgcTGTAGCTgcgtgttgcactgctggcgtaatgtcgcgcatgcgtgctgagcgggttcttcacggaatcactcacgtgactccgaagtaaaatagaccaTCCCTCTTGCCAATCACAAAACCAAATACATTTGGCTGACCCTCCCTCCTTGTTGTGCATGGGCTTCAATCAGCCATCCCTCCCGGCTTCTCACTGTGCTTTTGTCTAGTTGCACGTTCACTTACACTGCAAGCCTGTCCTCCTGATGCAGCTGATGCTTGCAGTGGGAATGGCATGTGAATTGGCTGCAGCACTAGTGCAGCTAGTGGCACGTGCTTCGCAGATCTGAAAGGGAAGGGTGGGAGAAAGCATGGGAGGAAAtcccgtgggggtggggggcacagcccccatgttttgagaggtggggggcaatcacccacccccatgttttgtaatttggattttgaaattcggtttaaaaaaatctaataaaatctctgctttccacgagacagtggggATGTCATTGTTAAGCGATTGTTAATTGTCTCtaataacatcgtattaacacgatgtgttaccaattgtgttttgaccttcaagtattactgaaggtattcacggggaatttcttaaagctgtctgatgcgggtacagttaccatttgaactaattggatgtattggtggatgggaaagatttaaacggttcAAACGGGTTTCCTGGCTCGCTTGCAAGTAGGTCCTTCATTCAGGTAAcacgttatttagtatttttttcccatatctatctctctttccccctccaaggtcggttctgtttgcctttatttgcttcagttttatttgtttaagtgttatttatcacattgtagcttttgaaagattcaagcgggtatcagacgtTTTCTCAGGGCTGAATTGGCCGATTCgttgggcctttcatcgcccggctcggcttaaaatcaatctgctgcatcaaggcgattgaggctcccgatgttgaagcccccacaGGCCGATTTTAAACCATgccgggcaatgaaaggcccTGCAAACGGGtcaattcaagccccacgattcggggtggatgaagctgctgttgctggacttcggagtcggtcaccaaccaggtcagctcccaatgttaccgtccacatggcccacggccgaagccttgcatgtgtgtgtgtgtgcgtgcatgcacgTGGCTACCAAGGAATTGTGACCCGCCCCCCCTTGTTTTGatcgcgatttccgcccctgggagagagagagagagagtacccAAGAATGACAGCAGGGGCAGTGCACCTCCTTGAATTTACCCTCTGAATCCCACTCCAGCCTGCCCTAACTGATTTCTGAATGAAGTACAAAGCTgccggttcagtttagtttagagatagagcatggaagccggccctttggcccaccgagtccgcactgaccagcgatgctcgtacattaacactactcgacacacaccagggacaatgttacatttataccaagccaattaaccaacaaacctgtacgtctttggagtgtggcaggaaaccaaagatcttggagtaaacccatgcagatcacggggagaaggtacaaactctgtacagacagcacccgcagtcaggatcgaacccaggtctctggcgcccctcagatgtgggaggaaaccggagcaaccagaggaaactcccacggtcatagggagaatatacacaagagagcacccaaggtctgggtcaaacccaaatctctggcactgtgaggtaactTGGTCGGCTTCgatgttgggcggaagggcctgtctccgtgttgtatgattctgcAGACCTGAGCCCTGTGCTTCCAGATCAGCAGCAAGGACCCATACTGCAGTCGTCCAGGTTCCCAACACCACTGAACCGACCACTGTGCACAACTGCACAGACTTGCTacacattaaatgctggagtaactcagcaggtcaggctgattcactggagaaaaggaataggtgacatttctggaagatctcgtcccgaaacatcacctattctttccctccggagatgctacttgacctgctgagttactccagtttttgtgtctatcttcggtttaaaccagcatctgtagttccctcctaTGCATTCTGACAGCTTGCTAGCTGGTTTCTCCACACTAGCCGTGCTGTGCAGCTTTGAGCTCCACGCCCGTGTGTGTGGTTTGCACACCATTCGTTAGCTGCCCGCTTCTGTGTGGCCAGCTCACCTCCCTCGTGAGAAAAATCCATGGGCCAACATACTTATTTAGATCTAAAGCATTCTCGGGGTAATCTTTGTCATTTGACGGTTACCGCACATGGTATAGATGTCTGCTCCGGTCAGTAAATGTGGAAtcaaggacggcacagtggcatagtggtagagctactgccttacagcgcttgcagcaccagagacccgggttcaatgctgattacgggtgctgactgtacgaagtttgtacattctcttcaagaccacatgggatttctccgagatcttcggtttcctcccacattccaaagacatacagctttgttggttaattggcttggtaaaattgtccctagcgtgtctgGGACagttagtgcatggggatcgctggtcggtgtggacccggtgggctaaagggcctgtttccttgctgtatctctaaactaaactaaactgcacaaaaTCCCCAGGCAGAAAGAGCAGTGAAACTTGCAGCTTTGTGGCTGTGGTTGGGAGATGTTGGCCAGAGCTGCCACCCAGGGACAAGGCAGCGTTTAGTTTCACATCTGAGAGgtgtcgcgcacacacacacacacacacacacactcacgcccaAGGTGAGATTTGACCTTCCTGCCGCCCGTAAGTGTTGTTGCTGGGACGACTTGAATCTGACTCAGGCGGTCACTGGAGAAATGTTGATCAAAGCTTTCCCATGGCcagtgggggaatgggtgagcagACATGAAAGGCAGAGGAGTGCTGGAAATGTGGGTGAGAGGAAGGAGCAGCAGGGGAATAGCCTTTCAGCCTCCAATGTCAatgtggaacatgatgccaagatgactAATCTTGCTTACCTGCATACAatccatatcccgccattccGTGCATGTCCATACGACTATCAAaatgcctctatcgtatctgcctccaccgcctatcCTGGCAGAgcctgttccaggcatccacctggTATAAAAAATCAATCACTTTTATACTTTATCCCTCTCATCGTAAAGCTatgcctctggtctttgacatttccaccctgctaccactgcgccaccatactgCCCAAGCTGACTGTCTTGCTCTGTTCCTAGGATGGCCTGCAGGTGCgtgtgcagagaatggagaagGAGCTGGAGCTGCTGACCGCTGACTTCCGGGCTTGGCTGGACTGGGGCGGTGGACCGTCTGAAACCATacgcctccctcccccactgacaCCAGCCCACATCATCAAGCTGCTGGGCAAGGTAACCCTTCAGAGACTGGATGAGCTTCGGAACATGCTGCCCTTCGAgtcgctggagagggtgcaggtgagTGTCAGATGCTGGCAGCTTGGCCTCTTCCTCCACCCCTGCCTGGCCGTGATGTGTAGAGTCTGTACGTAGCGGGGTGAGCAGAGCCTTGATTGACACAGAAGGAAATCCAGCTGTTAGTTAACCTGTTGCTTAACCTGCCTGGTTGTCATTGAGTGAGATggcatgtaatcatgtattgcctttctgctgactggatagcatgccacaaaagattttcactgtacatgtgacaataaactaaactgaactgaactttattctTTCCATATTGTCTTCAATCCCCTCGCCCCCAGATTCTCCACGTGCCGACATGGAAGAGGCAATttataatggccaattaacctacgaatctgCACACATTTGGTTTTCTCTCTCTACAAAGGCTCTCACTCTGTGTTGGACAGAGGTGGGGTGGGTGCGTGCCCCTGATGAGACTGTAACGCTGCGTGTGTTTGCTTCCAGGCTGACATCGCCGCCATCCAGCAGATGCATGAGGAGCGGACGGAGCCGGCGCTGCGGGCAGTTGGTTGCAATACCAAGGTGGGTGCGGGGAGAGAGAGCTGGTGCTGGTGTgggagaaggggtagagagggcacAGGGAGTcatggttcataagtgataggagctgaattaggcctttcggctcatcaagtctactccgccattcaatcatggctgatctatctcaccctcttaaccccattcctctgccttctctccataacctctgacacccatactaaccaataatctatctaccttttccttaaaaagatccacagcctattgtggcagcgaattccacagattcaccacattctgattaaaggaattcctcctcatctccttcctaaaggaacgtacttttattctgaggttaaggcctctggtcctagcATGGCAAGCTTTCCTTCACATTCTGCCTGAAATGGccgcttttagtcttttttaaattttgttttagcgatacagcatggaaagtctgcgccgactagcgatccacacacactacCACCATCGtgcacatattagggacaatttacaattttactaagctatttagcctacaaacctgtacgtctttggagtgtgggtggaagctggagcacctggagaaaatccatgcaggtcaaggggagaacgtacaaactctgtacagacagtacccatagtcggaatcgaacctgggcctctggtgctgtgaggactGGTCTCCGTAACCActtgggcagagaattccctgcatttcccatcCTCTGGGTGTTAAGCTGCTACAGTTGAGTGAAGTTTgctttatattgaatggtggattctGCGGGCAATTGATGGGAGTTTGTGAGGAACTAGTTTCAAGGAAAATTCGTGAAGGACTGGGATTCTCTGAGAGCTGGCattgatttgatgggctgaaattGCCTATGTCATTAGGAAATATGAAGTATGGAAAAGTGACTTCTGCTTTACATATTTGTAAATTTGCCTTATGTTGTGAAAAAAAGTCGCTGCGAGTAGAATTAAAAAGCCTCCGAACTTGAAAATAaacttttttataattttattcttAGATGTTGTTGCAGAAGGTGAAGGAAATGGAATCTGCTGTGGAAAGGTACAGAGTGTTTCCAGCCTGGAGTGAAACAGCAGAAGAcccttgcgggggggggggggagggcttcgTCGGTTGCTGCGTGAAACAGGTCAAcgtcgtttttagtttagaggtacagtgtggaaacaagcccttcggcccaccgagtccgtgcagaccaatgatcacccttacaccggcagtcagtattgaacccaagtctctcgcgctgtaaggccgtagctctactgctgcaccaccgtgccgcgtcTGCTCCTGCACTCTGATGGCTTGCTTTGTCCTGTATaagacaagttttgtctgggccacagccagacataaaaacagtattttgccatgagcagtagctctactcaacagccaaaagtctgcaggctctttttactctggtactttatttccacgtgtttaaattatgttctttttaattgtctactgtatatcatatttttatccttgcaagcaaagcaccaaggcaggtTCCTTGTatgtacttggcgaataaaattatatttattattattattataggttaACAGATGAACAGAAGCAGCTACTGACTGCACTGGCACTGCTGGAGGAGCAGCTCAGCCAGACACGGCTGGAGCTGCAGGCTGCACGTGCGGCAAACAAGGACATGGACTCCAGCATAGTTAAATAGTTTGTATTTAACTGTAAAAGGCCAATACTTAGCACTTCTCCTGCCTTGGAGATGATCAAAGAGATTGAGGTGAAATGGAAAGTAacttcccctcttccctccccttctctaacACAcaactctcactctctccctccctctctactgccTTCTTCCCTTTCTCTCACTATCTCTCCTTTTCCACCTCTGCTTTCCCTGTGCTCACGACATGGActcctctacattggagaaaccaaacaggCATTGGGTTTCTACTTTTGCAGAGCACCTGTGTTCGATCCATGGGGCACTCCTGAGCTTCTTGGTATCTCATTCTGTGACTTCCTGAGCTGTTGCAATGAGGCTCAAGTAATCTTGAGGAATGGCATCTCATCTTCCATTTGGGCTCATGGTAGTCCTCTGGGCTTGAACTAAATTCGATAATCTTGGGTGACTTGATTCCTCTGTTAGTATCAGTTGTCCATTTGTGATAATAGGGTTGGCTCGTTTTATTAAATATCCAATAGTGGAGGGCATGTGCATGCTGATCTGCCAGACATGTCTTGTCTGAAAAgcgtctccacctgaaacatcacccattccttctctccagagatgcagcctgtcccgttgtctatcttcgggtttaaTCCAgcttctgccgttccttcctagacatgtcTTCTTGCTCTGTATTTTGCAACTGCTACGATATTTTGTCTATTTTTCTTCTTACCCAACCGCTCTTATTCAATCCTTGACCAGATATCTTTGCTTGCAGCTTATCGCCATGGTCACCTGGTTTTACACTATCAGAGCCATCCACCCACCTGTGCAGCTTTACAGGTTTATTTTGTCGCCTCCGcagttctgacgaagggtctttgacttgaaacatgatttctgtttctctggctacagatgcagcctgacccgagtgctcccagcattttgtttatcagATATATTCCATCAACAGTTATCATGCATTTATTCTAATTTTTTTTCTATATGACTGCTACCTTTCAGTCCATGTTAGCACACTTCCTCCAATATCTTGGGCTCTTAATTTTTTTGCAGCAGCCTCATATGTGGTAAATGTCTTTTGGAGATCAAAATACACACTACATTTACAGGAGATAgacactaaacgctg from Amblyraja radiata isolate CabotCenter1 chromosome 8, sAmbRad1.1.pri, whole genome shotgun sequence encodes:
- the LOC116975799 gene encoding uncharacterized protein LOC116975799, which translates into the protein MGVNIPLLGKGLAYSESFSSLAKLWGWISLLSPGTCITNLPSSVLHGPKTLLQSTSALLILDLVVRKSFVPGVLVVGHSLVPVNNGYLLDRCLYYFQDGLQVRVQRMEKELELLTADFRAWLDWGGGPSETIRLPPPLTPAHIIKLLGKVTLQRLDELRNMLPFESLERVQADIAAIQQMHEERTEPALRAVGCNTKMLLQKVKEMESAVERLTDEQKQLLTALALLEEQLSQTRLELQAARAANKDMDSSIVK